In a genomic window of Brockia lithotrophica:
- a CDS encoding flagellar biosynthetic protein FliO, with amino-acid sequence MPVFALGGGPTVDEWLRGAPNSGEPPLPAATGEPLFLVLVKVFAFFLLLGFLGWIALRLARRKAWGDSPEGAEVLFRVPVAPGKYVAALRLGRSVYLLGVGEDVHLLEVLAAEEVERTSQPPPSGGSSLPAWGERFFSLLVGAAENAATKEGKGRGTPLPSGKGREGAEGGESLAVTEEERRLRDLFRRGE; translated from the coding sequence TTGCCCGTTTTCGCTTTGGGCGGCGGTCCTACGGTGGACGAGTGGCTCCGGGGAGCCCCGAACTCGGGCGAACCCCCGCTTCCCGCCGCGACGGGGGAACCCCTCTTTCTCGTCCTCGTCAAGGTCTTTGCGTTTTTCCTCCTCTTGGGCTTCCTCGGCTGGATTGCCCTTCGCCTCGCGCGCCGAAAGGCGTGGGGAGATTCCCCCGAAGGTGCCGAAGTCCTCTTTCGCGTGCCTGTGGCGCCGGGGAAGTACGTCGCCGCGCTCCGCCTGGGAAGGTCGGTCTACCTCCTCGGCGTGGGCGAGGACGTCCACCTCCTCGAGGTTCTCGCGGCCGAAGAGGTCGAGCGAACTTCTCAGCCACCGCCTTCGGGTGGATCTTCCCTTCCCGCGTGGGGAGAACGCTTTTTCTCCTTACTTGTAGGTGCCGCGGAAAACGCCGCGACGAAAGAAGGAAAGGGAAGGGGAACCCCCCTTCCTTCGGGGAAGGGACGCGAAGGTGCTGAAGGGGGCGAATCCCTTGCGGTCACCGAGGAAGAGCGCCGCCTCCGCGATCTCTTCCGAAGGGGGGAGTAG
- the fliP gene encoding flagellar type III secretion system pore protein FliP (The bacterial flagellar biogenesis protein FliP forms a type III secretion system (T3SS)-type pore required for flagellar assembly.): protein MPIPPELLRPETAPTAVQFLLLITVLSLAPAIVILMTSFTRIVVVFALLRNALATQQVPPNQVLIGLALLLTVFIMEPTVQEVYRTAYVPYVEGRITTEEAIRAAEKPLKEFMAKSTRQKDLALFLERRGITAVRSLDEIPFFALLPAYVLSELTTAFQMGFLLYLPFLLIDLLVASVLMGMGMLMLPPVMISLPLKLLLFLSVDGWNLVVATLLRSFSG, encoded by the coding sequence GTGCCCATCCCGCCGGAGCTCCTCCGACCGGAAACGGCTCCCACCGCCGTTCAGTTTCTCCTCCTCATCACCGTCCTTTCCCTCGCCCCGGCGATCGTCATCCTCATGACGAGCTTTACGCGCATCGTCGTCGTCTTCGCCCTTCTCCGCAACGCCTTGGCGACGCAGCAGGTTCCGCCCAACCAGGTGCTCATCGGCCTTGCCCTCCTCCTCACCGTCTTCATCATGGAGCCTACGGTGCAGGAGGTGTACCGGACGGCTTACGTCCCCTACGTCGAAGGGCGGATCACGACGGAAGAGGCGATTCGGGCGGCGGAAAAACCGCTCAAAGAATTCATGGCCAAAAGCACGCGGCAAAAGGACCTGGCCCTCTTCCTCGAACGGCGGGGGATCACCGCCGTCCGCTCGCTGGACGAAATCCCCTTTTTCGCCCTCCTTCCCGCGTATGTCCTGAGCGAACTCACGACCGCCTTTCAAATGGGCTTTCTCCTCTACCTCCCCTTTCTCCTCATCGACCTCCTCGTGGCCAGCGTCCTCATGGGGATGGGCATGCTCATGCTTCCGCCCGTGATGATCTCGCTTCCGCTCAAACTCCTCCTCTTTCTTTCCGTGGACGGGTGGAACCTCGTCGTCGCCACGCTCCTCCGAAGTTTCTCCGGATGA
- a CDS encoding flagellar biosynthetic protein FliQ, which translates to MTPETVQYVFREVLGTLFLLLTPILGAGLVVGVLFGILQAATQIQEQTLAFVPKLFAMFLVIGLLGRWMLGVLVELTYRLLALAGHLGG; encoded by the coding sequence ATGACGCCGGAAACGGTGCAGTACGTCTTCCGCGAAGTTTTGGGGACGCTCTTTCTCCTCCTCACCCCGATCCTCGGTGCGGGACTCGTCGTGGGGGTTCTCTTCGGCATCCTCCAGGCCGCTACGCAGATTCAGGAGCAGACCTTGGCGTTTGTGCCCAAGCTCTTCGCCATGTTTCTCGTCATCGGCCTCCTCGGAAGGTGGATGCTGGGGGTGCTCGTGGAACTCACGTACCGGTTGCTCGCCCTGGCGGGGCACCTGGGCGGATAA
- a CDS encoding flagellar biosynthetic protein FliR, translating to MDPWTAWVAGGLLASARVLPLFLFVPPFSFPAFPVQVRALLALGLAFFVAAPELPSDATARLLAGGLAAFVLSFLRELVFGFLLALSLLFLFSLLQTAGNLLDFEMGLAIANVFDPQSGASVSVLGHAVTLYAAALFFASGAYRTVIRGLFLTFDALPPGADFAPFGGVRHLVSVAGEALVGAVLLTFPFLVLLFFIDLTAALLARAVPQLNLFVHGLPLKLLAGNFLLVPFAGVLAFAFFRIADRFVEEMLVLTRLAGG from the coding sequence GTGGATCCGTGGACCGCGTGGGTGGCGGGCGGACTTCTCGCCTCGGCACGCGTTCTTCCGCTCTTTCTCTTCGTCCCCCCTTTTTCCTTCCCGGCCTTTCCCGTGCAGGTGCGGGCGCTCCTTGCCCTAGGGCTCGCCTTCTTCGTGGCCGCGCCGGAACTTCCTTCGGACGCCACCGCCCGTCTTCTCGCAGGGGGACTTGCGGCGTTCGTCCTCTCCTTTCTCCGCGAGCTCGTCTTCGGCTTTCTCCTCGCGCTTTCCCTCCTCTTCCTCTTTTCTCTCCTGCAGACGGCGGGGAACCTCCTCGACTTCGAAATGGGACTCGCCATCGCCAACGTCTTCGATCCCCAAAGCGGGGCGAGCGTTTCCGTCCTCGGGCACGCCGTCACCCTCTACGCGGCGGCGCTCTTTTTCGCCTCAGGGGCGTACCGCACGGTGATCCGCGGGCTCTTCCTCACGTTCGACGCGCTGCCACCCGGTGCGGATTTTGCGCCCTTCGGAGGTGTGCGGCACCTCGTGTCCGTGGCGGGGGAGGCGCTGGTGGGAGCGGTCCTCCTCACGTTCCCCTTTCTCGTGCTCCTCTTCTTCATCGACCTCACGGCGGCGCTCCTCGCCCGGGCGGTACCCCAGCTCAACCTCTTCGTCCACGGACTTCCCCTCAAGCTCCTTGCGGGAAACTTCCTCCTCGTCCCGTTTGCAGGGGTGCTCGCGTTTGCCTTCTTCCGCATCGCCGACCGGTTCGTAGAGGAGATGCTCGTTTTGACGCGCTTGGCCGGGGGATGA